The Micromonospora krabiensis genome window below encodes:
- a CDS encoding class F sortase — protein sequence MSPSSDGTATRAGGRHGKPWRAAGTAVVLLLVAMTGAGMLGAAMKPHSVPRPPQPLAQAGPEGTGPTEADQPAEAAPTATGLPRSAPTTITIPRIGVDAQIMSLGTNPDGTVQVPPLDQAQFAGWYEPGPSPGEVGNAVVMGHVDSAKLGPAVFFDLGAMQAGDTLTVKRADGRTLTFRVDSVRSYPKTAFPTELVYGPSDRPGLRVVTCGGLFDETARSYLNNVIVFASLVT from the coding sequence ATGAGTCCCTCGTCTGACGGGACGGCGACACGGGCCGGCGGCCGTCACGGGAAACCGTGGCGCGCCGCCGGCACCGCCGTCGTCCTCCTCCTGGTCGCGATGACCGGCGCCGGCATGCTCGGCGCCGCCATGAAGCCCCACTCCGTGCCCCGACCGCCGCAGCCCCTGGCCCAGGCGGGCCCCGAGGGCACCGGGCCCACCGAGGCGGACCAGCCGGCCGAGGCCGCTCCCACCGCGACCGGCCTCCCCCGTTCCGCACCCACCACGATCACCATTCCCCGGATCGGGGTCGACGCGCAGATCATGTCGCTCGGCACGAACCCCGACGGCACGGTCCAGGTGCCCCCGCTGGACCAGGCGCAGTTCGCCGGCTGGTACGAGCCCGGGCCGAGCCCCGGCGAGGTCGGCAACGCCGTCGTCATGGGGCACGTCGACTCGGCCAAGCTCGGGCCCGCGGTCTTCTTCGACCTGGGCGCCATGCAGGCGGGCGACACCCTCACGGTGAAGCGGGCGGACGGCCGGACGCTCACGTTCCGGGTGGACTCGGTCCGTTCGTACCCGAAGACGGCCTTCCCCACCGAGTTGGTCTACGGACCCAGTGACCGGCCCGGCCTGCGGGTCGTCACCTGCGGTGGCCTGTTCGACGAGACCGCGCGCAGCTACCTGAACAACGTCATCGTCTTCGCCAGTCTGGTGACCTGA
- a CDS encoding NAD-glutamate dehydrogenase yields the protein MDRRPAIKPEPDLRQVDTGRDDDSFDSATDGDGYGRLDMGVTGLTGSSIDTIYDLGLPAEALADDAEDSELDEPVPNAERLVAQAVALAGDDHDAATLVSRFWRFAPDEELIGFTAEEMLDAARAHRELAAQRVPGELKLRIHEPDAEQHHSVIEIVTDDMPFLVDSVTALLNSYHLDVHLLVHPLLVVRREPLGRLTEVAADVEPDDAIAGDLVESWMRIEIDPVRDAAERDRLRRELQRVLTDVREAVEDWPKMRQRALAMADELAAARTSDNRPPVPEKDITDSVELLRWLAQDHFTFLGYREYRLVEGGSDGPALEAVLGTGLGILRQDAPDARSLSSMTPEAHEKVLEKRLLIITKANSRATVHRSAYLDYIGFKVFNEAGEVVGERRFLGLFSTAAYRTSVRELPVVRRKVAEVLDRSGLSMRSHSGKDLLQILETYPRDELFQIKTDDLYHAVIGVLRMAGRRQLRVFLRRDAYGRFISCLIYLPRDRFTTQNRLRMQDILLRELNGVGVDYTTRVTESMLARVHFIVRTDPTKPPGDVDADLLAEELADATRLWDDDYRLVLERKLGDEQAKHLFARYADAFPEGYKDGHTPYEAMKDLAKLELLEEPGQLEMHLFRKQLAPRAGARTPGDLDETLDVRFKVYRYGEPMMLSAVLPVLHSLGVRVIDEHPYEVDRIDGRIWLYDFGLHLPEGHQELAEVRPHVENAFAAAWRGEAEVDGFNELVLRAGLTWRQVVVIRAYAKYLRQAGTVFSQDYMEQTFIAYPRIAELLVELFETRFAPGEADTEQRQRRSGELVETIREQLDDVASLDQDRILRSYLTLIQATLRTSFYQRREDGRPKSYVALKLDPQAIPDLPAPRPKFEIFVYSPRFEGVHLRFGPVARGGLRWSDRREDFRTEVLGLVKAQMVKNTVIVPVGAKGGFVLKQKPGDRDEAVICYKQFVSALLDVTDNIVGGQIVPPVDVVRHDGDDPYMVVAADKGTATFSDIANEVSAAHNFWLGDAFASGGSAGYDHKKMGITARGAWESVKRHFRELGHDTQTEDFTVVGVGDMSGDVFGNGMLLSEHIRLVAAFDHRHIFLDPDPDAATSYAERKRLFDLPRSSWEDYNPELISAGGGVYSRTAKSIPVTPQVRAALGLDDAGDQISPQELMRAILSAPVDLFWNGGIGTYVKASSQTNAEVGDKSNDAIRVDGKNLRCRVVGEGGNLGFTQLGRIEYALTSGRIYTDFIDNAAGVDTSDHEVNIKILLNSAVGDGELTTAERDELLAGMTDEVAELVLRDNYDQARAINNAQAQAASLLPVHRRMINELERSGALDRSLEALPPDEELAVRIESGLTAPEFAVLLAYVKIVLERDILAEGLADEEWTTDVLVNYFPTPMRERFADRMSRHRLRRDIVTTVLVNEAINRGGISFVFRVVEETAASAADVLRAYVVVREVFGLRELWDAVEALDNKVSPELQTSVYLDTRRLLDRAVRWLVTNRRSPIDVPSEIRRLRDGVARLLPGLENLFYGSEREAITAHIDSMTERGLPRELAEQATRLMYSFGLLDVVETATSSGRDVGEVASVYFVLSDLFRVDSLLSKISLLPREDRWQTLARMALRYDLYAALAALTAEVLGSTPDSLPPQERVHQWEQSNATSIHRAQRAMGEFDESRADLAALSVLLRQIRTLVRTSAAA from the coding sequence ATGGACCGGCGTCCGGCGATCAAACCGGAACCCGACCTCCGGCAGGTTGACACCGGCCGGGACGACGACAGCTTCGATTCGGCGACCGACGGGGACGGCTACGGCCGGCTCGACATGGGCGTTACCGGGCTGACCGGGTCGAGCATCGACACGATTTACGACCTCGGCCTACCGGCGGAGGCCCTGGCCGACGACGCGGAGGATTCCGAGCTCGACGAGCCGGTACCCAACGCGGAGCGGCTGGTGGCCCAGGCCGTCGCGCTCGCCGGGGACGACCACGACGCGGCGACCCTGGTCAGCCGCTTCTGGCGGTTCGCCCCGGACGAGGAGCTGATCGGCTTCACCGCCGAAGAGATGCTCGACGCGGCCCGCGCGCACCGCGAGCTCGCCGCCCAGCGGGTGCCGGGCGAGCTGAAGCTGCGCATCCACGAGCCGGACGCCGAGCAGCACCACAGCGTGATCGAGATCGTGACGGACGACATGCCGTTCCTGGTCGACTCGGTGACGGCGCTGCTCAACTCGTACCACCTGGACGTCCACCTGCTGGTCCACCCCCTGCTGGTGGTCCGCCGCGAGCCGCTCGGCCGACTGACCGAGGTGGCCGCGGACGTGGAGCCGGACGACGCCATCGCCGGTGACCTGGTGGAGAGCTGGATGCGGATCGAGATCGATCCGGTCCGGGACGCCGCCGAACGGGACCGGCTGCGCCGGGAGCTTCAGCGGGTCCTCACGGACGTGCGGGAGGCGGTGGAGGACTGGCCGAAGATGCGCCAGCGCGCGCTGGCGATGGCCGACGAGCTGGCCGCCGCCCGCACCAGCGACAACCGTCCGCCGGTGCCGGAGAAGGACATCACCGACTCGGTGGAGCTGCTCCGCTGGCTCGCCCAGGACCACTTCACGTTCCTCGGCTACCGGGAGTACCGGCTGGTCGAGGGCGGGTCGGACGGCCCGGCGCTGGAGGCGGTGCTCGGCACCGGCCTGGGCATCCTGCGGCAGGACGCGCCGGACGCCCGGTCGCTGTCCTCGATGACGCCCGAGGCGCACGAGAAGGTGCTGGAGAAGCGCCTGCTCATCATCACGAAGGCCAATTCGCGGGCGACGGTTCACCGTTCGGCCTACCTGGACTACATCGGCTTCAAGGTGTTCAACGAGGCCGGCGAGGTCGTCGGGGAGCGCCGCTTCCTGGGCCTGTTCTCGACGGCCGCCTACCGGACGAGCGTGCGGGAACTGCCGGTGGTCCGCCGCAAGGTGGCCGAGGTGCTGGACCGCTCCGGTCTGAGCATGCGCAGCCACTCCGGCAAGGACCTGCTCCAGATCCTGGAGACCTACCCGCGCGACGAGCTGTTCCAGATCAAGACCGACGACCTGTACCACGCGGTGATCGGTGTGCTGCGCATGGCGGGTCGCCGGCAGCTACGGGTCTTCCTGCGCCGCGACGCGTACGGGCGGTTCATCTCCTGCCTGATCTACCTGCCCCGGGACCGGTTCACCACGCAGAACCGGCTGCGGATGCAGGACATCCTGCTGCGGGAGCTGAACGGTGTCGGGGTGGACTACACGACCCGGGTCACCGAGTCGATGCTCGCCCGCGTCCACTTCATCGTCCGGACCGACCCGACCAAGCCGCCGGGTGACGTCGACGCCGACCTGCTCGCCGAGGAGTTGGCCGACGCGACCCGGCTCTGGGACGACGACTACCGGCTGGTGCTGGAGCGCAAGCTCGGCGACGAGCAGGCCAAGCACCTGTTCGCCCGGTACGCGGACGCGTTCCCGGAGGGCTACAAGGACGGTCACACGCCCTACGAGGCGATGAAGGACCTGGCGAAGCTGGAGCTGCTGGAGGAGCCCGGCCAGCTGGAGATGCACCTGTTCCGCAAGCAGCTGGCACCTCGGGCGGGCGCCCGGACGCCGGGTGACCTGGACGAGACGCTGGACGTCCGGTTCAAGGTCTACCGGTACGGCGAGCCGATGATGCTCTCCGCCGTGCTGCCGGTGCTGCACTCGCTCGGTGTGCGCGTCATCGACGAGCACCCGTACGAGGTGGACCGGATCGACGGCCGCATCTGGCTGTACGACTTCGGCCTGCACCTGCCCGAGGGGCACCAGGAGCTGGCCGAGGTGCGCCCGCACGTGGAGAACGCGTTCGCGGCGGCGTGGCGGGGCGAGGCCGAGGTCGACGGGTTCAACGAGCTGGTGCTGCGGGCCGGGCTCACCTGGCGTCAGGTGGTGGTGATCCGCGCTTACGCGAAGTACCTGCGGCAGGCGGGCACGGTCTTCTCCCAGGACTACATGGAGCAGACCTTCATCGCCTACCCGCGCATCGCCGAGCTGCTGGTGGAGCTCTTCGAGACCCGGTTCGCGCCGGGCGAGGCCGACACCGAGCAACGGCAGCGGCGCAGCGGCGAGCTGGTGGAGACCATCCGCGAGCAGCTCGACGACGTGGCCAGCCTCGACCAGGACCGGATCCTGCGGTCGTACCTGACGCTGATCCAGGCCACCCTGCGCACCAGCTTCTACCAGCGGCGCGAGGACGGGCGGCCCAAGTCGTACGTGGCGCTGAAACTCGATCCGCAGGCGATCCCGGACCTGCCCGCGCCGCGGCCGAAGTTCGAGATCTTCGTCTACTCGCCACGGTTCGAGGGTGTGCACCTGCGGTTCGGGCCGGTGGCCCGGGGCGGTCTGCGCTGGTCGGACCGGCGGGAGGACTTCCGCACCGAGGTGCTCGGCCTGGTCAAGGCGCAGATGGTGAAGAACACCGTCATCGTGCCGGTGGGCGCCAAGGGCGGCTTCGTGCTCAAGCAGAAGCCGGGGGACCGGGACGAGGCGGTCATCTGCTACAAGCAGTTCGTCTCGGCGCTGCTCGACGTCACCGACAACATCGTCGGCGGGCAGATCGTGCCGCCGGTCGACGTGGTCCGGCACGACGGCGACGACCCGTACATGGTGGTCGCGGCGGACAAGGGCACCGCCACCTTCTCCGACATCGCCAACGAGGTCTCCGCGGCGCACAACTTCTGGCTCGGTGACGCGTTCGCGTCCGGCGGCTCCGCGGGCTACGACCACAAGAAGATGGGCATCACGGCCCGGGGCGCGTGGGAGTCGGTCAAGCGGCACTTCCGGGAGCTGGGGCACGACACCCAGACCGAGGACTTCACCGTGGTCGGCGTCGGCGACATGTCCGGCGACGTCTTCGGCAACGGCATGCTGCTCTCCGAGCACATCCGGCTGGTGGCCGCGTTCGACCACCGGCACATCTTCCTCGACCCGGACCCGGACGCCGCCACGTCGTACGCCGAACGGAAGCGGCTGTTCGACCTGCCGCGGTCGTCCTGGGAGGACTACAACCCCGAGCTGATCTCGGCCGGTGGCGGCGTCTACTCGCGTACCGCCAAGTCGATCCCGGTCACGCCGCAGGTCCGCGCGGCGCTCGGGCTGGACGACGCGGGGGACCAGATCTCGCCGCAGGAGCTGATGCGGGCGATCCTGAGCGCGCCGGTCGACCTGTTCTGGAACGGCGGCATCGGCACGTACGTCAAGGCGTCCAGCCAGACCAACGCGGAGGTGGGCGACAAGTCCAACGACGCGATCCGGGTGGACGGCAAGAACCTGCGGTGCCGGGTGGTCGGCGAGGGCGGCAACCTGGGCTTCACCCAGCTCGGCCGCATCGAGTACGCGTTGACCAGCGGTCGGATCTACACGGACTTCATCGACAACGCGGCCGGCGTGGACACCTCGGACCACGAGGTGAACATCAAGATCCTGCTGAACAGCGCGGTCGGCGACGGGGAGCTGACCACAGCCGAGCGGGACGAGCTGCTGGCCGGGATGACCGACGAGGTCGCCGAGCTGGTGCTGCGGGACAACTACGACCAGGCGCGGGCGATCAACAACGCCCAGGCCCAGGCCGCCTCGCTGCTTCCGGTGCACCGCCGCATGATCAACGAGCTGGAGCGGTCCGGCGCGTTGGACCGCTCGCTGGAGGCGTTGCCGCCGGATGAGGAGCTGGCGGTACGGATCGAGTCCGGGCTGACCGCGCCGGAGTTCGCGGTGCTGCTCGCGTACGTGAAGATCGTGCTGGAGCGGGACATCCTGGCCGAGGGTCTGGCCGACGAGGAGTGGACGACCGACGTCCTGGTCAACTACTTCCCGACCCCGATGCGCGAGCGCTTCGCCGACCGGATGTCGCGGCACCGGCTGCGCCGGGACATCGTGACCACGGTCCTGGTGAACGAGGCCATCAACCGGGGCGGCATCTCGTTCGTGTTCCGGGTGGTGGAGGAGACGGCCGCCTCGGCGGCGGACGTGCTCCGGGCGTACGTGGTGGTCCGTGAGGTCTTCGGCCTGCGGGAGCTGTGGGACGCGGTCGAGGCGTTGGACAACAAGGTCTCGCCCGAGTTGCAGACCAGCGTCTACCTGGACACGCGGCGGCTGCTGGATCGGGCCGTGCGGTGGCTGGTGACCAACCGCCGTTCGCCGATCGACGTGCCGTCGGAGATCCGGCGCCTGCGGGACGGGGTGGCCCGCCTCCTGCCGGGGCTGGAGAACCTCTTCTACGGCAGCGAGCGCGAGGCCATCACGGCGCACATCGACTCGATGACCGAGCGAGGGCTGCCGCGAGAGCTGGCCGAGCAGGCGACCCGCCTGATGTACAGCTTCGGCCTGCTCGACGTGGTGGAGACCGCGACCAGCAGCGGCCGGGACGTCGGCGAGGTGGCGTCGGTCTACTTCGTGCTCTCCGACCTGTTCCGGGTGGACTCGCTGCTGTCGAAGATCTCCCTGCTGCCGCGGGAGGATCGCTGGCAGACGCTGGCCCGCATGGCGCTGCGGTACGACCTGTACGCCGCGCTGGCCGCGCTCACCGCCGAGGTGCTCGGGTCCACGCCGGACAGCCTGCCGCCGCAGGAGCGGGTGCACCAGTGGGAGCAGTCGAACGCGACCTCCATCCACCGGGCGCAGCGCGCGATGGGCGAGTTCGACGAGTCGCGGGCGGACCTGGCCGCCCTGTCGGTGCTGCTGCGTCAGATCCGCACGCTGGTGCGGACCTCCGCCGCGGCCTGA
- a CDS encoding glycoside hydrolase family 6 protein — translation MNVWRRLSGPRRALALAGAGALVAGGLVTIPVTVAHAATQCDVTYSTNDWPGGFTANITIRNVGDPINGWTLGWTFPNASQRVQQGWSAEFTQSGSQVTARSLSYNGSLATGASTSIGFNGAWSGSNPKPTAFTLNGVTCNGGTTPPTTPPPTTPPSTTPPPGNKVDNPYAGVRGYVNPEWKAKADAEPGGSRVSSNPTAVWLDRIAAINGTPDSSSNGAFGVRDHLDEALRQGAGYIQFVIYNLPGRDCSALASNGELGPDELPRYKAEYIDPIAAIQADPKYASLRIINVIEIDSLPNLVTNTSGQPGGTAMCDTVKANGAYVNGVGYALAKLGAIGNIYNYIDAGHHGWLGWDSNFGPTADQLKAAAVASGSTVRNVHGFIVNTANYSALREPYVKITDQVNGQTVRQSRWIDWNQYVDELSFAQAFRQKLVSVGFDSGIGMLIDTSRNGWGGTARPTGPGATTSVDTYVNGGRIDRRLHAGNWCNQAGAGLGERPRANPEPGIDAYVWVKPPGESDGSSREIPNNEGKGFDRMCDPTYGGNARNGNNPTGALPDAPISGAWFSAQFQELMRNAYPAL, via the coding sequence ATGAACGTGTGGAGAAGGCTGTCCGGCCCACGCCGGGCGCTCGCGCTCGCCGGCGCGGGAGCCCTGGTAGCCGGCGGGCTGGTGACCATCCCCGTCACCGTGGCGCACGCGGCGACCCAGTGCGACGTGACCTACTCGACCAACGACTGGCCGGGCGGGTTCACCGCGAACATCACCATCAGGAACGTCGGCGACCCGATCAACGGCTGGACGCTGGGCTGGACCTTCCCGAACGCCAGCCAGCGGGTGCAGCAGGGCTGGTCCGCGGAGTTCACCCAGTCGGGCAGCCAGGTCACCGCGCGCAGCCTGTCGTACAACGGCAGCCTCGCCACCGGGGCGTCGACCAGCATCGGCTTCAACGGGGCGTGGAGCGGGAGCAACCCCAAGCCGACCGCGTTCACCCTCAACGGGGTGACCTGCAACGGCGGGACCACGCCGCCCACGACGCCCCCGCCGACCACCCCTCCGTCCACCACCCCGCCACCGGGCAACAAGGTCGACAACCCGTACGCCGGGGTCCGCGGCTACGTGAACCCGGAGTGGAAGGCCAAGGCGGACGCCGAGCCGGGCGGCAGCCGGGTCTCCAGCAACCCGACCGCGGTGTGGCTGGACCGGATCGCCGCGATCAACGGCACGCCGGACAGCAGCTCCAACGGTGCCTTCGGGGTCCGCGACCACCTCGACGAGGCGCTGCGGCAGGGCGCCGGCTACATCCAGTTCGTGATTTACAACCTGCCCGGCCGGGACTGCTCCGCGCTGGCCTCCAACGGTGAACTCGGGCCGGACGAGCTGCCGCGCTACAAGGCCGAGTACATCGACCCGATCGCGGCGATCCAGGCCGACCCGAAGTACGCCAGCCTGCGGATCATCAACGTCATCGAGATCGACTCGTTGCCGAACCTGGTGACCAACACCTCCGGTCAGCCGGGCGGTACGGCGATGTGCGACACGGTGAAGGCCAACGGCGCGTACGTCAACGGTGTGGGCTACGCCCTCGCCAAGCTCGGCGCGATCGGCAACATCTACAACTACATCGACGCCGGCCACCACGGCTGGCTCGGCTGGGACAGCAACTTCGGTCCGACGGCCGACCAGCTGAAGGCCGCCGCCGTGGCCTCCGGCAGCACCGTGCGCAACGTGCACGGCTTCATCGTCAACACGGCCAACTACTCGGCGCTCCGCGAGCCGTACGTCAAGATCACTGACCAGGTGAACGGTCAGACGGTGCGGCAGTCCAGGTGGATCGACTGGAACCAGTACGTCGACGAGCTGTCGTTCGCCCAGGCGTTCCGGCAGAAGCTGGTGTCGGTCGGCTTCGACTCCGGCATCGGCATGCTGATCGACACGTCCCGCAACGGCTGGGGCGGCACCGCCCGACCCACCGGGCCGGGCGCCACGACCAGCGTCGACACCTACGTCAACGGTGGCCGGATCGACCGCCGGCTGCACGCCGGCAACTGGTGCAACCAGGCCGGCGCCGGCCTGGGCGAGCGGCCGAGGGCCAACCCGGAGCCCGGCATCGACGCGTACGTCTGGGTCAAGCCCCCGGGTGAGTCGGACGGCTCCAGCCGGGAGATCCCGAACAACGAGGGCAAGGGCTTCGACCGGATGTGCGACCCGACCTACGGCGGCAACGCGCGCAACGGCAACAACCCGACCGGTGCCCTGCCGGACGCGCCGATCTCCGGCGCCTGGTTCTCCGCCCAGTTCCAGGAGCTGATGCGGAACGCCTACCCGGCTCTGTGA
- a CDS encoding sodium:solute symporter family protein translates to MDGGGLRLNMNALDYTLLGLYFVTVLGVGFAARRAIRTSVDFFLSGRSLPAWVTGLAFVSANLGALEIIGMAANGAQYGIMTVHYYWIGAVPAMVFLGIVMMPFYYGSKVRSVPEYLRLRFNRPTHLLNALSFAIAQVLIAGVNLYALALIMQALLGWPLWVAIIIGAAIVLVYITIGGLSGAIYNEVLQFFVILAGLIPITVIGLVKVGGVSGLMDAVRESRLGEAGLHAWQDTGSTANPLGAHWFGIVFGLGFVLSFGYWTTNFAEVQRALSAKNMSAARRTPIIAAYPKLLIPAVTVIPGLIALITVKGLGADQGDLVYNNAIPLLMRDLLPNGVLGVAVTGLVASFMAGMAANVSGFNTVFTYDIWQAYVRRDRSDEYYIRIGRYATVAAVVIGIGTAFIAAGFSNIMNYIQALFSVFNAPLFGTFIIGMFWKRMTALAGFWSLLSGTVVAIGTYLLYKGGVIHFNSDLEESFWGAGLAFATVAVVAAIITPLTAPKRDEDLRGLVYGTGGIDLKADVLAGDQAWYRSPVLLGVIAVALAIVFYIPVF, encoded by the coding sequence ATGGACGGCGGCGGACTCCGACTGAACATGAACGCCCTCGACTACACCCTCCTGGGGCTCTACTTCGTCACCGTCCTCGGTGTGGGTTTCGCGGCCCGCCGCGCCATCCGTACGAGCGTCGACTTCTTCCTCTCCGGCCGCTCGCTGCCGGCGTGGGTCACCGGGCTGGCCTTCGTCTCGGCGAACCTCGGCGCGCTGGAAATCATCGGCATGGCGGCGAACGGCGCCCAGTACGGGATCATGACGGTCCACTACTACTGGATCGGCGCCGTGCCGGCGATGGTCTTCCTCGGCATCGTGATGATGCCCTTCTACTACGGCTCGAAGGTGCGCAGCGTCCCCGAGTACCTGCGGCTGCGGTTCAACCGCCCGACCCACCTGCTGAACGCGCTCAGCTTCGCCATCGCCCAGGTGCTGATCGCCGGCGTCAACCTCTACGCGCTCGCTCTGATCATGCAGGCGCTGCTCGGCTGGCCGCTCTGGGTCGCGATCATCATCGGCGCGGCGATCGTGCTGGTCTACATCACCATCGGTGGTCTCTCCGGCGCCATCTACAACGAGGTGCTCCAGTTCTTCGTCATCCTCGCCGGCCTCATCCCGATCACCGTCATCGGCCTGGTGAAGGTCGGCGGGGTCTCCGGGCTGATGGACGCGGTCCGCGAGTCGCGCCTCGGCGAGGCGGGCCTGCACGCCTGGCAGGACACCGGCAGCACGGCCAACCCGCTCGGGGCGCACTGGTTCGGCATCGTCTTCGGCCTCGGCTTCGTCCTGTCCTTCGGCTACTGGACGACGAACTTCGCCGAGGTGCAGCGCGCGCTGTCGGCCAAGAACATGAGCGCGGCCCGGCGTACGCCGATCATCGCCGCGTACCCCAAGCTGCTGATCCCGGCGGTGACCGTGATCCCCGGTCTGATCGCCCTGATCACCGTGAAGGGGCTCGGCGCCGACCAGGGCGACCTGGTCTACAACAACGCCATTCCCCTGCTCATGCGCGACCTGCTGCCCAACGGGGTGCTCGGCGTCGCGGTCACCGGCCTGGTGGCCTCGTTCATGGCCGGCATGGCGGCGAACGTCAGCGGGTTCAACACGGTCTTCACGTACGACATCTGGCAGGCGTACGTCCGCCGCGACCGGTCCGACGAGTACTACATCCGCATCGGCCGGTACGCCACCGTCGCGGCCGTCGTGATCGGCATCGGCACCGCCTTCATCGCGGCCGGGTTCAGCAACATCATGAACTACATCCAGGCCCTCTTCTCGGTGTTCAACGCCCCGCTCTTCGGCACCTTCATCATCGGCATGTTCTGGAAGCGGATGACCGCGCTGGCCGGTTTCTGGTCGTTGCTCTCCGGCACCGTGGTGGCGATCGGGACCTACCTCCTCTACAAGGGCGGGGTGATCCACTTCAACTCCGACCTGGAGGAGAGCTTCTGGGGCGCGGGGCTCGCCTTCGCCACGGTGGCCGTGGTCGCCGCGATCATCACCCCGCTGACCGCGCCGAAGCGCGACGAGGACCTGCGCGGGCTGGTCTACGGCACCGGCGGCATCGACCTGAAGGCCGACGTGCTCGCCGGGGACCAGGCCTGGTACCGCTCGCCCGTGCTGCTCGGCGTGATCGCCGTGGCGCTCGCCATCGTCTTCTACATCCCGGTCTTCTAG